Below is a window of Nocardia asteroides DNA.
TGGGGCTGACCGGCGCCAAGGAGATCGGGCGCGGCGGATTCGGCGTGGTCTATCGGTGTCTGCAACCCGCGCTGGACCGGGTGGTCGCGGTGAAGGTGCTGTCCTCGGAGATCGACCAGGAGAGCCGGGAGCGTTTCCTGCGCGAGGAACAGGCCATGGGCAGGCTGTCCGGGCACCCGAATATCGTCGACATCCTGCAGGTCGACGTCACCGCGACGGGCCTGCCGCTGATCGTGATGCCCTACTGTTCGCGTGGTTCGCTGGAGCGGCTGATCCACGATCGCGGGCCGCTGACCTGGGCCGACACCCTGCGCGCCGGGGTGAAGCTGGCGGCGGCGATCGAGTCGGCGCACCGGGCCGGCATCCTGCACCGCGATGTGAAACCGGCGAACGTGCTGATCAGCGGCTACGGCGAACCGCAGCTCACCGACTTCGGCATCGCCCGGATTCCCGGCGGCTTCCAGACGTCGAGCAGCCTGATCACCGGCTCGCCCGCGTTCACCGCGCCCGAGGTGCTCAAAGGGCATGAACCGACCGTGCGGTCCGATATCTACGGGCTGGGCGCGACGCTGTTCGCCCTGCTGACCGGGCACGCCGCATTCGAACGGCAGGCGGGGGAGAAGGTGGTCGCCCAGTTCCTGCGGATCACCACCCAGCCGGTGCCCGACCTGCGGGCCCAGGACATCCCCGACGACGTCGCCGCGGTGATCGAACAGGCCATGTCGCCGGATCCGGAGGACCGTCCGGCCTCGGCGTACGAGTTCGGCGAGATGCTGCGGGAGGTGCAGCGCGCGCACGGGCAGATGCCCGACGAGATGGCCCTGCTCGACACCGCCGAGGCCGAGGTCGACGCGGGGACGCCCGAGGCGCTCAAGGCCGTCACCGCGCGTCGCAGCTGGCCGCTCACCCTGCAACCGGCCGGCGCCTCGGTGCCGGTGCGGACCGGCGGTACCGGCGGCACCCTGCCGCCGACGGCGGCCACCAAGTTCCGACCGCCGACGCCGGCGCGCGCGCCGTTCCCGCGTCAGCGCCTGCTCGATGTGCTGCGGGCGGGCGGCAACCGCAGGCTGGCCCTGGTGCACGCGCCCGCGGGGTTCGGCAAGAGCACGGTCGCCGCGCAGTGGCGGGCCGATCTGGTCTCCCGCGATATCCCGGTCGCCTGGCTGGGGATCGATCAGGACGACGACAGCGAGGTCTGGTTCCTGGCCCACCTGCTCGAAGCCATCCGGCGGGTGCGGCCCGACGTGGGCGCCGGCCTGGAACAGGTGCTGGAGGAACGGCCTGGCGACGGGTCGGCCTTCGTGATCGCCACCCTCATCGACGAAATCCACGCGAGCGGCCACAGCGTGGTGGTCGTCGTCGACGACTGGCACCGGGTGAGCGATCCGGGCGTGCACCGCGCGATGGCCACGCTGCTCGACAACGGCTGTCACCATGTGCGCTTCGTGGTGACCAGCCGGGACCAGGCGGGCCTGCCGATCAGCCGCCTGCGGGTACGCGACGAGCTGGTCGAGCTCGGTGCGGCCGAACTGCGGCTCACCGAGGCCGAGACCCGCCAGATCCTGGTGGAACGCAACGGGTTCGCGCTCACCGACGAGCAGGTCGAGCAGATCCACACCGCCACCGAGGGCTGGCCCGCCGCGATCCAGCTGGTGAGCCTGACCCTGCGCGGCAAGACCGACCCGATCCAGCTGCTGAGTTCGCTCGCCGAGGGCGGGCACGGCATGCGCGAGTACCTGGCCGAGAACGTCCTCGACAGCATCGCGCCCGAGCTGCTGGAATTCCTGATGGCCATCTCGGTGGTGGAGCGGGTCAACGGCTCGCTGGCGACACTGCTGGCCGACGTCCCCGACGGCGCGGCGCTGCTGGAACAGGCCGAGCAGCGCGAACTGTTCCTGCACCGGATCGAGCACGACCCCGAGTGGTACCGGATGCAGCCTCTGTTCGCCGAGCATCTGCGGGCAAGGCTCGAGCGGGTGCATCCCGGACGTTCGAAGGTGCTGCACCGCAAGGCCGCTCGCTGGTACGCCGAGCATCAGCTGCTGCGCAAGTCGGTCGACCACGCGCTGGCCGCGACCGATCTCAAGCTCGCCGCCGACCTGCTGGAGAGCGGCGGCATGGACCTGATCGACCGCTCCCGGCTGGCGACGCTGCTCGGCAGCGTCTCGAAACTGCCGGTGCAGCAGGTGACCTCGCGCTCCAAGCTGCTGATGGCGGTGGCCAGGGCCAATATGAACCTGCAGCAGACCGGCACCGCCCGCTCGGCGCTCGGCCGGTTGTCCAACCTGCTCGCGCGCAGTGGCGGTGAGGCCGAACTGGCCGAACAGCGGTGCGCGGCCACGGTTCTCGATGCCGCCGACCGGGTGGCGCACGACGACACCGCCGAGGTGGCGAGCAGGCTGGAGGCGTGTCTCGAGCAGCCGGACGACCTGCCCACCTGGGTCGTCTCGACCGCCGCCAACCTGATGTCGTTCGTGCGGCTGTGCGAGTTCGACTTCGACGGCGTGATCCAGATGCAGGACTGGGCCGCCGACTATCACGTGCGCTCCAAGGACCCGCTCGGCCCGGTCTTCGGGCTGTGCGCGCGCGGCGACGCGGCCTACGAGCAGCTCGACATCGCCACCGCCACCGAGTGTTTCGAACTGGCCTACGAGACCGCGCGCGACCGGGCCGGCCCCCGCTCCGATGCCGCCAGGGTGGCCGCCGCGCTGCTGGGCGAGGTGGCCTACCGCCGGGGCGATCTCGACCAGGCCGACCGGCTGCTCGACGAGAGCCACGAGCTGGTCACCCGGGTGGGACCGGTCGACTTCCTGGTGGCCACCTTCGTGATCGGGGCCAGGGTCAAGGCCGCGCTCAGCGACAACTACACGGCGGCGGCCCGGCTCGACGAGGGCGCGCGGGTGGCGGCGGAGAACGGCCTGGCCCGGCTCGACGCGCACGTGCGAGCCGAACGGTCCCGGCTGGGTCTGCCCGCGGGCGACGCCGAGCGTTTCGCCGCCGACGTCTCGGGCAACGGCAGCCGCCGCAAGTCCGGTGCGGCCGTGCTCATCGCGGAGGCGCGCGAATACGCCGAGATCAGGGCCCTGCTGACCGAGCAGCGGCTGCGCGCCGACGACCGAGCGGCGCGCCACGCCAGAGTGCTCTACGCGCGCCTGCTCGACCAGGAACGACCCCGCGCGGAACTGGACGCCACGCTGCTGCTGGCCGAATGCCTGGCCGCGGCGGGCTGGGTCGGCGAGGCGACCGGCCTGGTGCTGCCGGTGCTGCGGACCTGCGCCGACCTGGGCTGGACCAGGCCGCTGCTGGACGCGGGGCCCGGCGTGGTCGGGCTGCTGCACGTGCTGCGCACCCAGTCGCACGACGGCAAGCCGCATCCACTGCTGAACGAGGTGCCGGGACACTTCCTCGACGAACTGCTGGGCTGAGCGCCCGGGTGCGCCGGAGCGCGCCCGGGACTCACCGCGAACCTACGGCTGCCACCACGGGCGCAGCGGCACCGTCCAGGCGTTGTCCGAACCCAGCTTCACGCCGAGCACGTGATGCAGCTGCACCACATTGCGCTGGAACCCCAGCCTGCACCCGGCCATGTACAGGCCCCACACCTTGGCGGTGCCCTCGCCGACCTCGGCGACGCAGGCGTCCCAGTTCTCGACCAGGTTCTTGCACCATTCGTGCAGGGTCAGCGCGTAGTGCTCGCGCAGGTTCTCCTCGTGCAGCACCTCGAGCCCGATGTTCTGGATCTCGGAGATGATGCGGCCCGAGCCGATCAGCTCGCCGTCGGGGAACACGTAGCGGTCGATGAAGTCGCCGGCCTTGGTGGTGCGGGTGTTGTCCGGCCGGGTGATGCAGTGGTTGAGGAACAGGCCGCCGTCGCGCAGCTTGTCCTTGATGTAGCCGAAGTAGAACGGGTAGTTGTGGACGCCGATGTGTTCGGTGAGCCCGATCGAGGACACCGCGTCGAACTCGCCCTCGGGGATGTCGCGATAGTCGCTGTGGCGCACCTCGGCCAGCTCGCTCAGGCCCTCCTCGGCGATCTTCTGCTGCGCCCAGGCGGCCTGCTCGGCCGACAGCGTCGCGCCGATGACCTTGACCCCGCGCCGCGCCGCGTAACGGACCATGCCGCCCCAGCCGCAGCCGATGTCGAGCAGCCGGTCGCCCTCCTTCAGCCGCAGCTTCTCGAAGATCAGCCGGTACTTGTTCTCCTGGGCCTGCTCCAGCGTCCAGTCCGGGTCGCCGTAGACCGCACAGGTGTAGGTCATCGACGGGCCGAGGACGTACTCGTAGAAGGTGTTGGAGACGTCGTAGTGGTGGTGGATCGCCTCGGCGTCGCGGGTCTTGGAGTGGCGTAGGCCCTCCAGCGCGATCCGGCGCCAGCGCGGCAGGGTCTCCTGCGGCGGCGGCGCGATCGGCTTGAGCCGCTCCCAGCCCAGCGAGCGCGCGATGGTGACCAGCGACAACGCCGAGGGCCGGTGGAACTTCATGGCCTGCATGGCCTTCAAGATGT
It encodes the following:
- a CDS encoding class I SAM-dependent methyltransferase; the protein is MTTFKDRSEVFAELGNRLSIAEVFETLIDGDIPIRLTAYDGSGTGPENSPFRLDIKNPRGINYLASAPGDLGMARAYIAGDMVAEGVHPGDPYDILKAMQAMKFHRPSALSLVTIARSLGWERLKPIAPPPQETLPRWRRIALEGLRHSKTRDAEAIHHHYDVSNTFYEYVLGPSMTYTCAVYGDPDWTLEQAQENKYRLIFEKLRLKEGDRLLDIGCGWGGMVRYAARRGVKVIGATLSAEQAAWAQQKIAEEGLSELAEVRHSDYRDIPEGEFDAVSSIGLTEHIGVHNYPFYFGYIKDKLRDGGLFLNHCITRPDNTRTTKAGDFIDRYVFPDGELIGSGRIISEIQNIGLEVLHEENLREHYALTLHEWCKNLVENWDACVAEVGEGTAKVWGLYMAGCRLGFQRNVVQLHHVLGVKLGSDNAWTVPLRPWWQP
- a CDS encoding serine/threonine-protein kinase produces the protein MDPQQTGIANTQRQQAPGEVDETVVAELEAMGLTGAKEIGRGGFGVVYRCLQPALDRVVAVKVLSSEIDQESRERFLREEQAMGRLSGHPNIVDILQVDVTATGLPLIVMPYCSRGSLERLIHDRGPLTWADTLRAGVKLAAAIESAHRAGILHRDVKPANVLISGYGEPQLTDFGIARIPGGFQTSSSLITGSPAFTAPEVLKGHEPTVRSDIYGLGATLFALLTGHAAFERQAGEKVVAQFLRITTQPVPDLRAQDIPDDVAAVIEQAMSPDPEDRPASAYEFGEMLREVQRAHGQMPDEMALLDTAEAEVDAGTPEALKAVTARRSWPLTLQPAGASVPVRTGGTGGTLPPTAATKFRPPTPARAPFPRQRLLDVLRAGGNRRLALVHAPAGFGKSTVAAQWRADLVSRDIPVAWLGIDQDDDSEVWFLAHLLEAIRRVRPDVGAGLEQVLEERPGDGSAFVIATLIDEIHASGHSVVVVVDDWHRVSDPGVHRAMATLLDNGCHHVRFVVTSRDQAGLPISRLRVRDELVELGAAELRLTEAETRQILVERNGFALTDEQVEQIHTATEGWPAAIQLVSLTLRGKTDPIQLLSSLAEGGHGMREYLAENVLDSIAPELLEFLMAISVVERVNGSLATLLADVPDGAALLEQAEQRELFLHRIEHDPEWYRMQPLFAEHLRARLERVHPGRSKVLHRKAARWYAEHQLLRKSVDHALAATDLKLAADLLESGGMDLIDRSRLATLLGSVSKLPVQQVTSRSKLLMAVARANMNLQQTGTARSALGRLSNLLARSGGEAELAEQRCAATVLDAADRVAHDDTAEVASRLEACLEQPDDLPTWVVSTAANLMSFVRLCEFDFDGVIQMQDWAADYHVRSKDPLGPVFGLCARGDAAYEQLDIATATECFELAYETARDRAGPRSDAARVAAALLGEVAYRRGDLDQADRLLDESHELVTRVGPVDFLVATFVIGARVKAALSDNYTAAARLDEGARVAAENGLARLDAHVRAERSRLGLPAGDAERFAADVSGNGSRRKSGAAVLIAEAREYAEIRALLTEQRLRADDRAARHARVLYARLLDQERPRAELDATLLLAECLAAAGWVGEATGLVLPVLRTCADLGWTRPLLDAGPGVVGLLHVLRTQSHDGKPHPLLNEVPGHFLDELLG